DNA sequence from the Suricata suricatta isolate VVHF042 chromosome 5, meerkat_22Aug2017_6uvM2_HiC, whole genome shotgun sequence genome:
tatttttcaaagactttgCTTACTCTGGATTTAGCCAGTTGATAATTACTACCAAATTACTTGGGATGACATAGAGCACACAAACTTTCCTCTatatttgtagttttttgttttggataTTGGTTCTACTCAACTGTGGATTTCCAGGAATGCTTATATTTATACAATTCTATTACACAGTCTAAAGTTTTATATAGTATTTAATCGATGAGCGGATATCTTGAAAGGGAAATTACTTGATGCTGAAAGTCTGCCAACTTTCTCCAtctgttttaggatgaaaataTGTCTTTCTATGAGATCATGTTTTCTACAGAGTTCTTTCAGTGTACTgacttaacatatttttataatttttaataaaaaactttattCATGTATATTGTATAACATCAATGCTATGAATAAATCAAAAAGGTAGAACTTGATGAATTTTCAAAGTAGACATACCTGTTTAATCAGTACTTGGATCCAAAATCACATATCACTAACATCCCAGATGACAACCCCTTATGCCCATTTCCATTCAGCACGAGCCTTTAAGTGTAACCATTCCTGATATCCAAAACTATGGATTTGTGGCCAAATTTTGAACCTTTtacaaatggaatcacacaaagaggattattttatttggcttcttttgatctgtatttttttgttaGGTTcacgttttttgttttttgtgttcatTCTTACTGCTATATAAAATTTCAGTGCACAAacataccacaatttctttattcagACTGTTGATGTCATTTGTATTGTTTCAATGCTTTAACAACCTTTTGTGAATAGTGTTGCCACAGACAATCGTGCACAAGTCTCCTGGTACACTATGTGTGTATCTAAGATATGCCAGTTATTACCATAATGATGTTGCATTTTAAAGCCCTCAGATTTCAGTGTCATATGACATTGGCATTTATGTCTTGCTTATGTGTTTTTGAATCAGCTGAGGTTTGGCCAATGTAATGTAGATTTGGTTCGAGTTGTGGGTTGGCTTCGAGCCTTCTTCATGTATCTTCCTTGGACTGACAAATACTGGAAGCATCTTCCCCCAGTGAAAAGGTTAGAGTACAACAAAAAAGGTCAGACATGCATGCATGTACCGATGCTCCAGGCATGTGTGGTAGCAATGCAAATAATCTGGTGACGCCAAAAGGCAATGATCAGAGAAATATGCTCTGTCCATAGTAGAGCCAGACCAAATGACGTTGGCTGCTATACTCACAGGGGAAGGGATGCATACTCTGGCCCTAAAAGTGACAGGGAAGAGAACATATTCTGCTGAATAATAATTTAACTGAGGGATCCATAAACCCTTGCCCATCATTTGTTTTACTGGAaaacatccattcatttatgtatggTCTGTGGCTGTTTTCATGCTTCAGTGACAGAATTGAGAGTGGAGACACAGACCATATGGCctacaaaatctaaaatattttactatttacagaaaagtttgccTACTTCTGATTAATCTATCAAAATAGACATACCAATTAGACATATACCTAGAATCAGGATCACTGAGTTATAGACGATGCTGCCAAATAGTTTCCCAAAGTTGTACCTTTTCATCTGCAGTTTGTCTATTATGACTACACTCTGCATCTTCATCTTGTTTGTAGCATCAATGAATTATTATAATCTAGTACAATATGttacttttacttctttcctgGTAAGTCTAGGGCCTTAGAGCTAACAACTTTTATAATCCAGTCTTCTATGgaatatgtgtaatatatttcattttctatatatttaaacctCCAAAGAAATTATCATTACTTGTGCACAATGAGTAgtcacatatatttttctattcatttcatgCTTTTGTAAATGTCCACACTTCTATCAggatctctttccttctgcctaaGTAACTTTACTGTTACTTACAATTAATActtgataaaaataaactgactcattattttattgttcattaacttttgtttttatttttgggggaaaCATTTGATGATACAAGATTATAGGTTGATAGTTATCTGTATCCCATTCTTCcttaaaatgttataatattttcctttggcttcctttatttctgttgATGAGTTTACTTATGAGTTACTTATGATTACTCTTTGTAGGTAATATTAGTTTTCTCTAGCTACTCTTAGTTTACCTTTGAATTTAATCTTTAGCCCTTGGGTCATGCttagatgtattttattttatttcaattaatttaatttaacttaatttaatttaatattattggtttcatttcatttagtttttagtttagtttgtatttaaattccagttagctaacatacagtgtaatattagtttcaggtgtacaatgtagtgagtCAGCACTTCCATACCACACCTGGTAGACATCAGAACAGgtgcccttcttaatccccatcatctatttcacccatccctccacccacctcctctctggtaaccaccagtttgttctctatagttaagagtctgtttgttggtttgcctctctctctttctctttttttcctttgctcatttgttttgtttcttaaaatcatatggtatctgtctttttctgtctgacttacttcacttagcataaaactcCTTAGCTCtacccatgtcattgcaaatggcaagatttcattatttcttatggctgggtaatattccattgtgtatatatatatacaccatatcttctttatccactcattaattgacacttgggctgtttctgtgATTTgactattatagataatgctgctataaacattgggatgcatataTCCCTTCGAATTAGAATTTTTgcattcttcagataaatacctaatagtgtagttgctgggtcataggctagttctattttttaatttttgaggcatctccatgctgtttttgtgagtggccgcaccagtttgcattcccaccgataGTGTAAGAGGATTCTCCTTTCcccaaatcctcaccaacacctattctTTCTTGTGctgttggttttagccattctgacaggtgtaaggtgataactcattatagttttgatttgtatttctttgattaccattttattttaatatttatttatatttgagagacagaaagagacagtatgatcaaggaagggacagagagagacacacacacagaatccgaagcaggctccaggctctgagctagctgtcagcacagagcctgacacggggctcaaacccatgaaccgtgagatcatgacctgagccgaagtcagatgcttaaccaactgagccacccaggtgcctctgtatttccctgatgatgagtgatgttgagcattttttcatgtgtctgtgggccatctctatgtcttctttggaaaaatgtctattcatgttttctgtccatttttaattggattatttgttttagaggttttgagttttatacattctttatatattttctatactaaccctttaataataatgtcatttgcaaatatcttctcctattccacatgttgccttttagttttgctgatgtttttttttctttgtagaaggtttaattttgatgaaatcccaatagtttatttttgcttttgtttcgcTTGCCTCAGGAGATACATCTAGAAAGAGTTGCTACATCTTAtaggtaattttaaaatgtttatttatttaatttaagagaaaggggaagagagaacgCGAGCgcgtgagagtgagagtgagagccagagagagagagaaagagagaggaagggtgagAGAAGAGCATATGAGTGGGGAATGAGcagaaagagcaaagagagaatcccaatcaggctccacgctgtgagcagggcttgatctgatgaaccgtgagatcatgacctgagccagaaccaagaatGGGACGCCTacctaaccgagccacccaggtgcccttagcctatatgtaattttaattgtACTTCTGTTCGTGGCAGTGCAGATCTTTTAGAATATGTAAATTGGTACCTTTCATAAGTTTTCGATAATTATGGACTATTTTCTCATCAAAAATGCCTTctgctttattctttcctttccttctgaattCCCATCACACTTCTTATTGTTTCATGAGATCTGATGCATcttccaagtattttatttttgcttcagcaATATAGCTTTTATCAATCGATCCTTAAGTATACTAGTTCAGATTCCTGTCTATTGAGTTCTCTGGTACAttgttcatttgctttcattttaagatttagtatttaagaggcacctgggtggctcagtcggttaagcatctggctttggctcaggtcatgatctcacggttcgtggattcaagccccgcctcaagctctgtgctgacagctatctcaaagcctggagcctgcttgagattctgtatctccctctctttctgaccctcccctgctcgcactgtctctctctgtatctcaaaaataaataaaaaacataaaagaaagatttagaatttaaaatatgttctttggtGAATTTCTCCAGCTATAACACGTATTTTGCAATTTTTCATTATGTTCTGTATGAATTAATCATTAATCAtgactatttttactttttatttatttttattttttatttatctttattattttttttttaatggagaagggacaaagagagagggagacacaggatctgaagcagctccaggctctgagctgtcagcaagcacagagcctaGGGTGGGCTGGAATtcacgaactgcaggatcatgacctgagccaaagttggatgcttaactgactgagatacccaggagccccaatcatgactatttttaaatttttggtttccAAGTCCAATATATGGTTCACCTTCTGGTCTCCTTATACTGTCAGttgttttatttggattatttttagaTGGTTCCACAAGCTcaatattttgtataaaaattaaagaagatccaACACGATGTTGTTTTTCatcatagagatttttttttttttgcttttgttttgatcTGAGGTCATTAGAAAAAGTTCTGATTGCCTTAATCCCAAAAAAGGCTAACATAAAATGAGGTTCGTAATTTTGTAGTTTTGGCAAGGGCTTATCTACCTGTTTACTTCCAGACCATGGGGATACTCCTTTGTATCTTTCAACTCAGGACGTTTCTTGGCAATTCCTGAACTTTACTGATTACCTTGGTTTGAAAAAAGATCTGATTTTCAAATTCTTGGTATCTTTGGTAATAGACTCTTACAACTTcagactttgaaaaatatttccgGAGAAACCTGGCTGTCTGTTAAACTCAGTGTTCTGCCAgttcatttttatcaaaatctTATATCTCCAattgtattttgtaaaaaaacaaccccaaaactcTGTTTTTTGCTCTTTTCCCCAGGAATCCCTTATTTGCTCTGCTCCTAGAATCAAGAACTACAGAAGTTCACTTAATTTTCTACAATTTTCATATCTTTAGAATCTTGGTCTCTTTATTtgtagtcttatttatttatttttaaattagctctTCATTGTACTTAATGCTTTCAGTTTGAGTTTCCCTAGGAAAACAACTGCTTTAAGggcagaaaataaatttgattctGGGGaaatttaatatgtataaaacatacaTTTGATAAAGGCCAGAACCCTAggtaaaagagtaaaataagcTAATATTAATTTGAtactgagaaaatatttcataattttcataaGTCTGTTTTCATGCCTGTCTAGTTTTTCTGAATACTTAGAATAAATTGGCATATTTTGAAGTGTTTTTCAGACACTGTGTTGGTAAGGCAGGATGTGATTATTAGtgctgatattttaaatttgatactCATTCTctgggtaaaatatttttttttaaaaattgaagaacatttatttatttatttaattttttaaatgtttatttatttttgagagagagataaattgaaGAATATTTAGAAGGAGCAGAGCTTTTACTGATATAATCCAACCATAGGTGTTACCAAAACCACAGAAtacaaatacatgttttaatgttCTGATGTGAAATATACCTATTGTAAAAAACAGCCATTGTTAAAACTTAGATTAAGACATAAGCCAACAGAGATAGCAGAAGACATTAGAGAGATGTACATAAGAAGACTTCTTACGAATGCTGTTGGAAAGAATAGATAGTCTTACTCTTCAGTATTAGTCACATAACGACCACAAAAGAGACCCCTGGATCCCTCGTGCTCTGCTTCACCATACTCCCAGCCCAACCTTATATACATGTGAATAATCACacccaaacacacaaacacacaagctAAACTGATGGAGATAATTTAGTATAAATGTAACAAAGCAATATttgcaatgaaataaaatttatttaataatagatGTTTTTGATCATCCaacttaattaaattttatatcacATTATAAAGGTAATGCCATATCAAGGAAATGCTTTCCTATAAACTGTGATATAATctgaatttcctttatttatctcAGATAGATTAATACAAAGTCAGtatttttgaagacattttataatttttcatgtgaAGGAAACATGGAGAAAATGCAAGTAAAATATGGTGACATAGCCAATAGACTAAAAATTCCTCAGTAGAAGCCATAGGACCAGTATCTTCCATAGCACCATGGGCGGTGGCAGCCAAAACCATAGCCACCATAGCCACAGCCATAGCCACCATAGCCATAGCCCAGGCCACCATAATAGTTGCCGTA
Encoded proteins:
- the LOC115292473 gene encoding keratin-associated protein 19-7-like — translated: MYYYGNYYGGLGCGCNYYGGLGYGYGGYGCGYGGYGFGCHRPWCYGRYWSYGFY